One Halichoerus grypus chromosome 1, mHalGry1.hap1.1, whole genome shotgun sequence genomic region harbors:
- the LOC118541119 gene encoding secreted frizzled-related protein 5-like: MALCHDIGYTEMRLPNLLDHDTAAEALQQSVSWLPLLARECHPDARLFLCSLFAPVCLDRVIYPCRSLCEAVQASCAPIMACYGYPWPAILHCGRFPAGHGLCVAALSNGSRLGRPLPQASCRDCELQDARSSNEVLDALCASDFAVKVRLSRCNGSSFGLSDCHLDSRLEVLKAGPLPAVELAPTLRRWLQLDATCVHNLLRGRHAGTYVLSGEVQGPRLLVTTAYVWSQGHRHLQLAVRRWHHHQCPE; the protein is encoded by the exons ATGGCCCTGTGCCACGACATTGGCTACACAGAGATGCGGCTGCCCAACTTGCTGGATCACGATACAGCGGCCGAGGCTCTCCAGCAGTCAGTCAGCTGGCTGCCCCTGCTGGCCAGGGAGTGCCACCCTGATGCCcgcctcttcctctgctccctcttTGCCCCTGTGTGCCTCGACAG GGTCATCTACCCGTGCCGCAGCCTGTGTGAGGCCGTGCAGGCCAGCTGTGCGCCCATCATGGCCTGCTACGGCTACCCCTGGCCGGCCATCCTGCACTGCGGCCGCTTCCCCGCCGGCCACGGGCTCTGCGTCGCGGCTCTCTCCAACGGCTCCCGCCTGGGCCGCCCAC tgccGCAGGCCAGCTGCAGGGACTGTGAGTTGCAGGACGCCCGCTCGTCCAACGAGGTCCTGGACGCGCTCTGTGCCAGCGACTTTG CAGTGAAGGTTAGGCTCTCCCGATGCAACGGGTCATCCTTTGGTCTCTCAGACTGCCACCTGGACTCCCGGCTAGAGGTGCTGAAGGCGGGCCCACTGCCTGCCGTGGAACTGGCCCCTACTCTGCGTCGCTGGCTGCAGCTGGATGCCACGTGCGTGCACAACCTCTTGCGAGGAAGGCATGCTGGGACCTACGTGCTAAGTGGGGAGGTGCAGGGCCCCCGGCTGCTGGTAACCACGGCCTATGTTTGGAGCCAAGGCCACCGACATCTGCAGCTGGCTGTGCGCAGGTGGCACCATCACCAATGCCCAGAATAG
- the ARIH2 gene encoding E3 ubiquitin-protein ligase ARIH2 isoform X2 translates to MLTAISCILPMALVSHSVAKLILVNFHWQVAEILDRYKSNSAQLLVEARVQPSPSKHVPTAHPPHHCAVCMQFVRKENLLSLACQHQFCRSCWEQHCSVLVKDGVGVGVSCMAQDCPLRTPEDFVFPLLPNEELRDKYRRYLFRDYVESHYQLQLCPGADCPMVIRVQEPRARRVQCNRCNEVFCFKCRQMYHAPTDCATIRKWLTKCADDSETANYISAHTKDCPKCNICIEKNGGCNHMQCSKCKHDFCWMCLGDWKTHGSEYYECSRYKENPDIVNQSQQAQAREALKKYLFYFERWENHNKSLQLEAQTYQRIHEKIQERVMNNLGTWIDWQYLQNAAKLLAKCRYTLQYTYPYAYYMESGPRKKLFEYQQAQLEAEIENLSWKVERADSYDRGDLENQMHIAEQRRRTLLKDFHDT, encoded by the exons gtATCTCATTCAGTTGCTAAACTTATATTAGTTAATTTCCACTGGCAAGTTGCAGAGATATTGGACAG atACAAGTCTAATTCTGCTCAGCTGCTCGTTGAGGCTCGAGTTCAGCCCAGTCCCTCGAAACAT GTTCCCACGGCCCACCCCCCTCACCACTGCGCAGTGTGTATGCAGTTTGTGCGGAAGGAAAACCTACTTTCTCTGGCCTGTCAGCACCAGTTTTGCCGTAGCTGCTGGGAGCAGCACTGCTCAGTACTTGTCAAGGACGGCGTGGGTGTGG GAGTCTCTTGCATGGCTCAGGACTGCCCACTCCGAACACCAGAGGACTTCGTGTTTCCATTGCTGCCCAATGAAGAATTGAGAGACAAATACAGGCGCTACCTCTTTAGGGACTATGTGGAG AGTCATTACCAGCTCCAGCTGTGCCCTGGTGCAGACTGCCCCATGGTTATTCGGGTACAGGAGCCTAGAGCTCGCCGAGTACAGTGCAATCGGTGCAACGAGGTGTTCTG TTTCAAGTGTCGTCAGATGTATCACGCCCCCACAGACTGCGCCACAATCCGGAAATGGCTCACGAAGTGTGCAGACGACTCTGAAACAGCCAACTACATTAGTGCTCACACTAAAGAC TGTCCCAAGTGCAACATCTGCATTGAGAAGAACGGAGGCTGCAATCACATG CAATGCTCCAAGTGTAAACACG ACTTCTGCTGGATGTGTCTAGGAGATTGGAAGACCCATGGCAGCGAGTACTATGAGTGCAGTCGGTACAAGGAGAACCCCGACATTGTCAACCAGAGCCAACAAGCGCAGGCCAGGGAGGCCCTCAAGAAGTACTTGTTCTACTTTGAGAGG TGGGAAAACCACAACAAGAGCTTGCAGCTGGAGGCACAGACCTATCAGCGGATTCATGAAAAGATTCAGGAGAGAGTCATGAATAATCTGGGGACGTGGATCGACTGGCAGTACCTACAGAATGCTGCCAAGCTCTTGGCCAAG TGCCGATACACCCTGCAGTACACTTACCCGTATGCCTACTACATGGAGTCTGGACCCAGGAAGAAGCTG TTTGAATACCAGCAGGCTCAGCTGGAGGCTGAGATCGAAAACCTGTCATGGAAAGTGGAGCGTGCAGACAGCTATGACAGAGGG GATTTAGAGAACCAGATGCACATAGCAGAGCAGCGGAGGAGAACCCTGCTGAAGGATTTCCATGACACCTAG
- the P4HTM gene encoding transmembrane prolyl 4-hydroxylase isoform X1 — protein sequence MAAAVAAAAPRSEAASPQWAPPGHERARAAAGLGDCEDAPVRPLCKPRGICSRAYFLVLMVFVHLYLGNVLALLLFVHYSNGDESSDPGPQRRAQGPGPAPTLDPLTRLEGIKVGHERKVQLVADRDHFIRTLSLKPLLFEIPGFLSDEECRLIIHLAQMKGLQRSQILPTEEYEEAMGTMQVSQLDLFRLLDQNRDGRLQLREVLAQTRLGNGRWMTPENIQEMYSAIKADPDGDGVLSLQEFSDMDLRDFHKYMRSHKAASSELVRNSHHTWLYQGEGAHHVMRAIRQRVLRLTRLSPEIVELSEPLQVVRYGEGGHYHAHVDSGPVYPETICSHTKLVANESVPFETSCRYMTVLFYLNNVTGGGETVFPVADNRTYDEMSLIQDDVDLRDTRRHCDKGNLRVKPQQGTAVFWYNYLPDGQGWVGDVDDYSLHGGCLVTSGTKWIANNWINVDPSRARQALFQQEMARLAREGGTDSQPEWALDRAYRDARVEL from the exons atggcggcggcggtggcggcggcggccccgaGGTCGGAGGCCGCGAGTCCGCAGTGGGCGCCGCCTGGACACGAGCGGGCCCGCGCTGCGGCCGGGCTGGGCGACTGCGAGGACGCACCGGTCCGGCCGCTGTGCAAGCCCCGCGGCATCTGCTCGCGCGCCTACTTCCTGGTGCTGATGGTGTTCGTGCACCTGTACCTGGGCAACGTGCTGGCGCTTCTGCTCTTCGTGCACTACAGCAACGGCGACGAGAGCAGCGACCCCGGGCCCCAGCGCCGCGCCCAGGGCCCCGGGCCCGCGCCGACCCTGGATCCCCTCACGCGGCTCGAGGGCATCAAG GTGGGGCACGAGCGGAAGGTCCAGCTGGTCGCCGACAGGGATCACTTCATCCGAACCCTCAGCCTCAAGCCGCTGCTCTTTG AAATCCCTGGCTTCCTGAGTGATGAGGAGTGTCGGCTCATCATCCACCTGGCCCAGATGAAGGGGTTACAGCGCAGCCAGATTCTGCCCACTGAAGAATACGAGGAGGCAATGGGCACAATGCAGGTCAGCCAGCTGGACCTCTTCCGGCTGCTGGACCAGAACCGTGATGGTCGCCTGCAGCTCCGTGAG GTCCTGGCCCAGACTCGCCTGGGAAATGGACGGTGGATGACTCCAGAGAACATTCAGGAGATGTACTCTGCGATCAAGGCTGACCCTGATGGTGATG GAGTGCTGAGCCTGCAGGAGTTCTCCGACATGGACCTTCGGGACTTCCACAAGTACATGAGGAGCCACAAGGCGGCATCCAGCGAGCTGGTGCGGAACAGCCACCACACGTGGCTCTACCAGGGTGAAGGTGCCCACCACGTCATGCGTGCCATCCGCCAGAG GGTGCTACGCCTCACCCGCCTGTCACCTGAAATCGTGGAGCTCAGCGAGCCACTGCAGGTTGTGCGGTATGGAGAGGGAGGCCACTACCATGCCCATGTGGACAGCGGGCCTGTGTACCCAGAGACCATCTGCTCCCATACCAAGCTGGTAGCCAATGAGTCTGTACCCTTCGAGACCTCTTGCCG CTACATGACAGTGCTGTTTTATTTGAACAACGTCACCGGTGGGGGCGAGACTGTCTTCCCTGTAGCAGACAACAGAACCTACGATGAAATG AGTCTGATTCAGGATGATGTTGATCTCCGTGATACTCGGAGGCACTGTGACAAGGGGAACCTGCGTGTCAAGCCCCAGCAGGGCACAGCAGTCTTCTGGTACAACTACCTGCCTGATGGACAAG GTTGGGTGGGCGACGTGGACGACTACTCCCTGCACGGGGGCTGCCTGGTCACAAGCGGCACTAAGTGGATCGCCAACAACTGGATCAATGTGGACCCCAGCCGGGCGCGGCAGGCGCTATTCCAGCAGGAGATGGCGCGCCTGGCCCGCGAAGGTGGCACCGACTCCCAGCCAGAGTGGGCCCTGGACCGGGCCTACCGCGACGCGCGTGTGGAGCTCTGA
- the P4HTM gene encoding transmembrane prolyl 4-hydroxylase isoform X2 has product MAAAVAAAAPRSEAASPQWAPPGHERARAAAGLGDCEDAPVRPLCKPRGICSRAYFLVLMVFVHLYLGNVLALLLFVHYSNGDESSDPGPQRRAQGPGPAPTLDPLTRLEGIKVGHERKVQLVADRDHFIRTLSLKPLLFEIPGFLSDEECRLIIHLAQMKGLQRSQILPTEEYEEAMGTMQVLAQTRLGNGRWMTPENIQEMYSAIKADPDGDGVLSLQEFSDMDLRDFHKYMRSHKAASSELVRNSHHTWLYQGEGAHHVMRAIRQRVLRLTRLSPEIVELSEPLQVVRYGEGGHYHAHVDSGPVYPETICSHTKLVANESVPFETSCRYMTVLFYLNNVTGGGETVFPVADNRTYDEMSLIQDDVDLRDTRRHCDKGNLRVKPQQGTAVFWYNYLPDGQGWVGDVDDYSLHGGCLVTSGTKWIANNWINVDPSRARQALFQQEMARLAREGGTDSQPEWALDRAYRDARVEL; this is encoded by the exons atggcggcggcggtggcggcggcggccccgaGGTCGGAGGCCGCGAGTCCGCAGTGGGCGCCGCCTGGACACGAGCGGGCCCGCGCTGCGGCCGGGCTGGGCGACTGCGAGGACGCACCGGTCCGGCCGCTGTGCAAGCCCCGCGGCATCTGCTCGCGCGCCTACTTCCTGGTGCTGATGGTGTTCGTGCACCTGTACCTGGGCAACGTGCTGGCGCTTCTGCTCTTCGTGCACTACAGCAACGGCGACGAGAGCAGCGACCCCGGGCCCCAGCGCCGCGCCCAGGGCCCCGGGCCCGCGCCGACCCTGGATCCCCTCACGCGGCTCGAGGGCATCAAG GTGGGGCACGAGCGGAAGGTCCAGCTGGTCGCCGACAGGGATCACTTCATCCGAACCCTCAGCCTCAAGCCGCTGCTCTTTG AAATCCCTGGCTTCCTGAGTGATGAGGAGTGTCGGCTCATCATCCACCTGGCCCAGATGAAGGGGTTACAGCGCAGCCAGATTCTGCCCACTGAAGAATACGAGGAGGCAATGGGCACAATGCAG GTCCTGGCCCAGACTCGCCTGGGAAATGGACGGTGGATGACTCCAGAGAACATTCAGGAGATGTACTCTGCGATCAAGGCTGACCCTGATGGTGATG GAGTGCTGAGCCTGCAGGAGTTCTCCGACATGGACCTTCGGGACTTCCACAAGTACATGAGGAGCCACAAGGCGGCATCCAGCGAGCTGGTGCGGAACAGCCACCACACGTGGCTCTACCAGGGTGAAGGTGCCCACCACGTCATGCGTGCCATCCGCCAGAG GGTGCTACGCCTCACCCGCCTGTCACCTGAAATCGTGGAGCTCAGCGAGCCACTGCAGGTTGTGCGGTATGGAGAGGGAGGCCACTACCATGCCCATGTGGACAGCGGGCCTGTGTACCCAGAGACCATCTGCTCCCATACCAAGCTGGTAGCCAATGAGTCTGTACCCTTCGAGACCTCTTGCCG CTACATGACAGTGCTGTTTTATTTGAACAACGTCACCGGTGGGGGCGAGACTGTCTTCCCTGTAGCAGACAACAGAACCTACGATGAAATG AGTCTGATTCAGGATGATGTTGATCTCCGTGATACTCGGAGGCACTGTGACAAGGGGAACCTGCGTGTCAAGCCCCAGCAGGGCACAGCAGTCTTCTGGTACAACTACCTGCCTGATGGACAAG GTTGGGTGGGCGACGTGGACGACTACTCCCTGCACGGGGGCTGCCTGGTCACAAGCGGCACTAAGTGGATCGCCAACAACTGGATCAATGTGGACCCCAGCCGGGCGCGGCAGGCGCTATTCCAGCAGGAGATGGCGCGCCTGGCCCGCGAAGGTGGCACCGACTCCCAGCCAGAGTGGGCCCTGGACCGGGCCTACCGCGACGCGCGTGTGGAGCTCTGA